The genomic window ACTCCTAAAGTCCCACAATCACCCTACGGTTGAGGAGATATACGAGGAGGTTAAGAAGAGATACCCATTCGTATCCCTCGCCACAGTTTACAGGACTGTTGAAACCCTTGAGCAGATGGGACTTGCCAAGAAAGTCTGTTACTGGGGAAGCTCTGCCAGATACGATGCCAACACAGACGAACACCATCACCTCATATGCATGAACTGTGGAGCCATAAGGGACATCTACATGGAGGAGAAGATAGACATACCGAAAGAGCTTGAGGGTTTTGAAACCTCCGGTTACTCGGTGAATGTTTACGGTCTGTGTCCAGAGTGCAGGGAGAAGGCTCAACCCTCCATGTAAGCTCCTAGGGATTTAAACTTGTTTACCCTTTCCGAGATAAGGGTATGAACATCCTTTGAGCAAAGTTCCTGCAGACATCTCCTTATATGGTATCCAACTATATAAGCTGCCCCTTTGTGGTCCCAGTGAGCTGCGCCGAAAGGCTCCTTTATAATACAGTCAACAACACCAAGCTCATAAAGGTCTTTCGCCGTCAATTTAAGAGCCTTTGCAGCTTCCTTTACCCTGTCCTGTTCCTTCCAGAGTATAGCTGCACACCCTTCGGGAGAGATCACGGAGTAGTAAGCGTTTTCCATTATACATACCCTATCAGCAACACCAAGGGCTAAGGCACCACCACTTCCACCCTCACCTATAACTACGGCAACGGTAGGAACTTTGAGATAACCCATGGTGAGCATGCTCTGGGCTATAGCTTCTGACTGTCCCCTCTCCTCTGCACCTATACCCGGGAAAGCTCCAGGCGTATCTATGAACGTTATAACAGGCATTTTGTAGCTCTCAGCAAGCTTCATGACCCTTATAGCCTTCCTGTAACCTTCTGGATGGGGCATACCGAAGTTTCTCTCTATCTTTTCCTGCGTTCCCCTGCCCTTCTCATGTCCTATTACACAGACAGGCTCTCCCCTGAAGTAACCAAATCCGGCTACTATGGCTTTGTCATCTCCAAACCTTCTATCCCCATGAAGCTCTATAAAGTTCTTTATAAGGTACTTGATGTAATCAAGGGTATGAGGTCTTCTTGGGTGTCTTGCAAGTTGAACCCTTTCCCAGGGTGAGAGGTCTGAATAGGTCTTCTTCGCTTTACTCTTAAACTCCCTGTAAAGACTCCTCAGCTCTCTTTCAACCTTTTTATTCCCGCTGCGGTACAAAGCCGCAAGGTTATCTATCTTTTCCTTTAAGGCAAGGAGCTTTTCTTCATATTCGTAATACATCTATTTACCCCTCAAAGCTCGTTAATTATAACTCAGTGGAGTGCCAAGTATAGATTGAGTATAGTATTGTCATATTTTATAAGCAGTATTATATTAATAAGGCGGATGGAGGAAGAAGACATGGAATACACTGAAAGAGAAGCCCAAAGGCTCTTTGAAGAAGCGTACACCTATCACATGATGGGGGATATAGATAGGGCTATAGAACTGTACAAACAATCTATTGAAGTTCAACCTTCAGCAAAAGCCTATACCTTCCTCGGATGGGCGTTCAGCATGAAGAACGATTATGAGAAAGCCATTGAGTACTGCAAGAAAGCTATAGAGATAGACCCAGATTTCGGAAATCCATACAACGACATAGGTGCATACCTTATTGAGCAAGGCAGGTTTGAGGAAGCCATCCCCTGGTTGAAGCAGGCTATCGTTGCCAAGAACTACGATGCCAGGCACTTTCCTCGGATTAACCTCGCCAGGATATACCTCGCTACGGGTAGGCTTTACGATGCCCTTGAAGAGGTTGAAGAGGCTCTAAAGTTAGAACCGGACTATAAACCCGCCCACGTTCTCAGACATCAGATCCTTGGGATGCTAAACTGAGGAGCTCCTCCGGTCTATTCAACAGATAATCGGGTTTCAGGGAGTTTAACCTGACGTATCCCCACTTGGCAAGGGCTGTTTTTGTCCCAGCTTTTCTGCCCGACTCTATATCAGCCTCGGTATCTCCTATCATAAGTGCCTCCCCAGGCTCAATCCCTATAAACTCCAAAGCCTTCAGTATCGGAAGTGGGGAGGGTTTCTTTTCGGAGAAGGTGTCACCCCCTACCACAAGCTCAAAGAAGTCCAGAAGTTCAAGCTTCTCAAGAATTCTGAGGGAAAGTTCCTCCAGCTTGTTTGTAACCACCACAAGCGGTACTCCTCTTTTTTTCAGAGCTTGGAGGGTTTCAGGTATGCCTGGGTATGGTCTCGTATAAACAACCGGGTTGCCAACGTAATACTTCCTGAAAACTCTTACATACTCCTCTCTGAAGTCTTCCCCCAGAACCTGCTCAAGGAGAGCCTTCACACCTCCACCTATGAGCCTGCGTACATTTTCAGGCATCTTCTCTGGCATACCGAGTTCCTTTAACGTCTCCTGGAGAGCCAGGGCGATATCATCCGCCGAGTCTATAAGTGTACCGTCAAGGTCAAAGAGGTATGCTTTCATGCACAGCCTTTCCGTTTGACGTAAGTGTTCACATCTTCGTTTTTATAAGCTCCTGTTTTCACATAATCAATTATGCAGACGAGCTGTGTTGGATATACATACCCAGGTATTTGAAGGATTATATTGCCGTCCTTATCGTAGAATATCAGATTTGGGAAAGATAAGGCGTTCAGGGTTTTGGCGAGCTCGTTTTCAGAGGTCTCTATAAGCCTCCCGCCAAAGTTCGCTTCAACCGGTGAGTAACTCTCGTAGAGTATCTTATAAAGGTCTATATCCTTAAGGGCTTCCTGTAAACTCTTCTCGGTGTTTATATCTTTGTCCAGTTGCTTGCAGTATATACAGCTCTTGCTCTCCACAATTAGAAGGGCATACTCTTTTTTGGGGATTATCTTTTTCTTCTCAACCTTCTCTTTTACAGGTCTGCTTGGTGAGGAGTTGGAGCTGTCCTTACTTTCACAGGAAAACAATCCTAAAAAAAACAAAAGGGTTAGAAGAGGAAAAACTTTCAGCATCTTAACGGTCCTCCTGTTCACTAATAAAGATTTAGTCTTTCTGGGCTAACTTTTCAAGGGTTTCCCTGATTCTCTCTATCCCTTTCTCTATGTTGTTCATGCTCGTCGCGTAGGAGAGCCTAAGATAGCCCTGAGCACCAAAGGCTGAGCCCGGCACACAGGCAACCTTACCTTCTTCAAGCAGGAACTGGGTGAGTTTCAGGTCAGAGCCGAGCTTTTCCGCGTAAAAGGAAAAGTCAGGAAAGATGTAAAAAGCTCCCTTGGGTTTGAAAACCTTGACCTCGGGTATCGTGAGGAGCAACTCGTAAGCCCTGTCTCTACGTCTCTGAAATTCCGTTTTCATCCTACTCACGTATTCTTTAGCTTCCGGATTTCTGAGGGCTTCTAAAGCACCGTACTGGGCAAAGGTGGTTACGTTTGAAACCGTCTGGCTGTTAAGGTTAGCTATTACCTTGGCGTACTTCTCAGGGCAGGCAACGTAGCCAACCCTCCAACCCGTCATTGAGTAAGTCTTAGAGAAAGCGTTTACGGTAAAGGTTATATCTCTGACCTCCTTGGAAAAGGAGGCAGGGCTCACAAACTTATCCTCATACACAAAAGCCTCATAGCACTCATCGGATATCAGGAATATTCCCCTCTCAAGGCACAGCTCGGCGATACGTTTTAGCTCCTCCTGGGAGTAAACCGCACCCGTAGGGTTGTTGGGAGAGTTAAGCACTATCGCTTTAGTCTTATCCGTTATGTATTCGGCGACCAGCTCGGCTGTGGGTGAGAAGCCTTCCTCCTCTTTAAGGGGAACCTCTATAGGGACGCCTCCGAGGAGCTTTATCTGTTCGGGATAGGTAACCCAGTAAGGTGAGAGGAGAAGAACCTCGTCTCCATCGTTGAGGATGCTCATGAATATAAGGAATAGGACCATCTTTGCACCTGCGGACACAACTATCTCGGAAGGTTTATACTCAACTCCATTCTCACGGTAGAGCTTCTCGGCGAGAGCCTCCCTGAGCTCCGGAATCCCCGCTGAAGGGGCGTACTTGGTCTTTCCCTCCATGAGAGCTTTTGTACAGGCTTCCTTAACAAAGTCCGGAGTATCAAAGTCTGGCTCTCCTGCACCGAAACCCACGATGTCAACGCCTTTAGCTTTGAGTTCCTTTGCCTTTGCCGTGATAGTAAGAGTTGCAGAAGGCTCTAACTGAGCTACCCGTCTTGAGAGCATAGGAAAATTATAGCTTACACAAGCCCTTCCTTAACAAGGAGCTCAGCTATCTGAACAGCATTGGTAGCCGCACCTTTCCTTATATTGTCCGCAACGACCCACATGGCAAGTCCGGGTGTGAAGGCTATATCCTCCCTGACCCTTCCCACGAAGACCTCGTCCCTTCCGGCTGCATCTATTGCCGTTGGGTAAGCCCCACCGTGAGGGTCGTCAACCACCACAACTCCGGGAGCCCTTGAAAGCAGCTCTCTTGCCCTCTCGGGAGATATCGCTCTTTTGGTCTCTATATGGACAGCCTCCGAGTGGGAATAGAAGACGGGAACTCTGACCGCAGTGGCGGAGACCTTTATGTTATCGTCGTGCATTATCTTCCGTGTTTCGTTGAGCATTTTGAGCTCTTCCTTGGTGTAGTCGCTGTCCATGAACACGTCTATGTGGGGGACGGCGTTAAAGGCTATCTGCTTGGCTATGTGCTTGGGCTCCGGAATCGGTCTTCCCTCGCACCAGGCTCTCGTCTGTTCTTCAAGCTCCCTTATCGCCTTTGCTCCCGCTCCAGAAACCGACTGGTAGGTGGCTACAACGACCCTGTTTATGCCAGCCTCATCGTATATGGGCTTTAGAGCCACGACCATCTGTATGGTGGAACAGTTAGGGTTGGCTATTATCCTCTTCTTATCAAACATGTGAACGTCTTGGGGGTTTACCTCAGGCACCACGAGAGGAACATCGGGGTCCATCCTCCATGCTGAGGAGTTGTCCACCACGACAGCACCATCCTCGGCGAACTTAGGAGCGAACTCCTTGCTTATGCTCCCTCCAGCCGAAAAGAGGGCTATGTCTATACCTTTAAAGTTGGGCTGTTTGTTTAAAGCCCTTACCTCGTGCTCTTCTCCTTTGAAGGTGAGCTTACTTCCCTCGGAACGCTCAGAGGCGAATAAGATAAGCTCATCAACGGGGAAATTTCTTTCCTCAAGAACCTTTAAGAAGGTTCTTCCCACCTCACCTGTGGCACCTACTATCGCTACTCTGTAACCCATGGGGAAAAAATTATATCTCCATTTAAGGTCGGTTAAAGCCCTTCAATCCAGTTGAGTATCTTGCCTACAACTTCTTCATCTTTGCCAAGTTGTCTAAGAAGTGGGGTATGAGACCGACAAAGTTTCTCTACTATTTCAAAACCGGAAGACCGCTGGGAACCCTATCGGGTATGACTTTTTCAAGCTCA from Hydrogenivirga caldilitoris includes these protein-coding regions:
- a CDS encoding Fur family transcriptional regulator is translated as MLENFIDKCRESGLKITPQRVAVYEILLKSHNHPTVEEIYEEVKKRYPFVSLATVYRTVETLEQMGLAKKVCYWGSSARYDANTDEHHHLICMNCGAIRDIYMEEKIDIPKELEGFETSGYSVNVYGLCPECREKAQPSM
- a CDS encoding acetyl-CoA carboxylase carboxyltransferase subunit alpha — its product is MYYEYEEKLLALKEKIDNLAALYRSGNKKVERELRSLYREFKSKAKKTYSDLSPWERVQLARHPRRPHTLDYIKYLIKNFIELHGDRRFGDDKAIVAGFGYFRGEPVCVIGHEKGRGTQEKIERNFGMPHPEGYRKAIRVMKLAESYKMPVITFIDTPGAFPGIGAEERGQSEAIAQSMLTMGYLKVPTVAVVIGEGGSGGALALGVADRVCIMENAYYSVISPEGCAAILWKEQDRVKEAAKALKLTAKDLYELGVVDCIIKEPFGAAHWDHKGAAYIVGYHIRRCLQELCSKDVHTLISERVNKFKSLGAYMEG
- a CDS encoding tetratricopeptide repeat protein — protein: MEYTEREAQRLFEEAYTYHMMGDIDRAIELYKQSIEVQPSAKAYTFLGWAFSMKNDYEKAIEYCKKAIEIDPDFGNPYNDIGAYLIEQGRFEEAIPWLKQAIVAKNYDARHFPRINLARIYLATGRLYDALEEVEEALKLEPDYKPAHVLRHQILGMLN
- a CDS encoding HAD family hydrolase, encoding MKAYLFDLDGTLIDSADDIALALQETLKELGMPEKMPENVRRLIGGGVKALLEQVLGEDFREEYVRVFRKYYVGNPVVYTRPYPGIPETLQALKKRGVPLVVVTNKLEELSLRILEKLELLDFFELVVGGDTFSEKKPSPLPILKALEFIGIEPGEALMIGDTEADIESGRKAGTKTALAKWGYVRLNSLKPDYLLNRPEELLSLASQGSDV
- a CDS encoding thioredoxin family protein, whose translation is MLKVFPLLTLLFFLGLFSCESKDSSNSSPSRPVKEKVEKKKIIPKKEYALLIVESKSCIYCKQLDKDINTEKSLQEALKDIDLYKILYESYSPVEANFGGRLIETSENELAKTLNALSFPNLIFYDKDGNIILQIPGYVYPTQLVCIIDYVKTGAYKNEDVNTYVKRKGCA
- a CDS encoding pyridoxal phosphate-dependent aminotransferase, with the protein product MLSRRVAQLEPSATLTITAKAKELKAKGVDIVGFGAGEPDFDTPDFVKEACTKALMEGKTKYAPSAGIPELREALAEKLYRENGVEYKPSEIVVSAGAKMVLFLIFMSILNDGDEVLLLSPYWVTYPEQIKLLGGVPIEVPLKEEEGFSPTAELVAEYITDKTKAIVLNSPNNPTGAVYSQEELKRIAELCLERGIFLISDECYEAFVYEDKFVSPASFSKEVRDITFTVNAFSKTYSMTGWRVGYVACPEKYAKVIANLNSQTVSNVTTFAQYGALEALRNPEAKEYVSRMKTEFQRRRDRAYELLLTIPEVKVFKPKGAFYIFPDFSFYAEKLGSDLKLTQFLLEEGKVACVPGSAFGAQGYLRLSYATSMNNIEKGIERIRETLEKLAQKD
- a CDS encoding aspartate-semialdehyde dehydrogenase; this encodes MGYRVAIVGATGEVGRTFLKVLEERNFPVDELILFASERSEGSKLTFKGEEHEVRALNKQPNFKGIDIALFSAGGSISKEFAPKFAEDGAVVVDNSSAWRMDPDVPLVVPEVNPQDVHMFDKKRIIANPNCSTIQMVVALKPIYDEAGINRVVVATYQSVSGAGAKAIRELEEQTRAWCEGRPIPEPKHIAKQIAFNAVPHIDVFMDSDYTKEELKMLNETRKIMHDDNIKVSATAVRVPVFYSHSEAVHIETKRAISPERARELLSRAPGVVVVDDPHGGAYPTAIDAAGRDEVFVGRVREDIAFTPGLAMWVVADNIRKGAATNAVQIAELLVKEGLV